Genomic DNA from Alicyclobacillus fastidiosus:
CGATTGCTGAGCGTGGGCATCACAGGTTCCACGGTGGTATGCGGAATGCACAAGTTGATAAGGCCTGTCGTGTCGCCAATGCGAACGCTCATCGCAATGACCAGGACGGTCTCGTTTGGAGTCGTGAGTTGCAGAAACTGCGGATTGCTCTCGAGTCCCACAAACTCCGGTTCTACGTCCGCGACGCCCCGCCAGGATTCTGCCAGTAACTCGGCCGCTGGCGTGATGAGTCGACGCACCAGCGTCGTTTCGATATCCGTCAACTCCCGCTCGCGATATGCACCTGCGTTGTCCCCACCCATAAATCGGTCGAGCATGGCAAAGACGACCTGAGGGTTCATCTCGAGAACGACGCGCCCTTCCAAGGGCGTCATCTCCATCAGGTGCAGCACGGTTAGCATCGGAATCGAGCGAATGAACTCCTCGTACGGGACTTGGTCGACCGATTCGACCTGTATTTGAATCACGGTGCGAAGTTGTCCCGACAAATGCGTCGTCAACAGCCGCGAAAAGTGCTCGTGGATTCTCCGCAACGCGCGCAGGTGATCCTTGGAAAACCGCATGGCTCGGCGAAAATCGTAGGAACGGACCCGCGAGGCGCGATCGTCTGACCGAATTTCGTTCGCGTCGATCTCGCCGTTGTGAATAGCGGACAAGAGCGCATCAATTTCGGATTGTGATAGAACTTCTGACACGGCGTTCGCCCCCTTCCCGACTTATTGCACGAGCACCTGCGAAAAATAGATATTCGTGACGCTACCCGTTGGCAGCATGTGATTGACGCTTTTCAAAATCGTCTGCTTGAGACTGTTCAATCCCTTGTCGTTGCGCAACTGGTCGGGCGTGTACTGCCTCATGATCTGGTTGATGCTGTCTTCGATCTGGCTCTGCATCAAGGTGAGCTCATTCTTCGTAGCTTTCTTATCCGCCTGCAGTGTCACTGTAAATTGGATGAGTCCTGACGTTTGCAGATTGGTTGTCATCTGCGGCAACGATACCTGCAATGCCGCGGCTTCCTTGGCCGATAGCTGGTGTGTCGCCGTCGCCGCCGTCGCCGCCTGATGGCGGTGATGTTTCAAGTACATCGCGGTCGCCACAGTACCCCCAGCGACAACGAGAATGATGAGGATGATGATAAGCATCACCCGCACTGGACTCTTCACTTCCTTACCCCCTTACCGGTGTCGGCCGCGACCAAGCCGATCCTGCGATAGAAATCGGCCACGAACTGTTCAATCACGTCAGGCTTCTCAGAAACGATATACTTGTGCCCGTTGGACAGCGTGATGACAGAATCAGGCGTCGCCTCTACACTCTCGATGAGCAAAGGGTTTAACCAAAGTTCAGAGCCATTTAGCCGCGTCAGCCGAACCATTCTCTCTCTCTCTTTCCCATGCGGCGCGCGCCCTCACAGCGCGCGCCCTCTCAATCGGTGTTACGAGTTCTTCATGTTGACGAGTGCCTGAAGGATGGTGCTGTCTGTGCCGATGACGTGCGTGTTTGCCACGTAGCCGTTCTGGGCCACAATCATCTCCGAGAACTCGTTCGAGAGGTCGACGTTCGACATCTCAAGTTCGCCTGACGACAAGGTACCCGTACCAGCGGTGGTGTCGTTCGGCGCCGCGTACGTCACCTGGCCAGCTGACGGCACGACGCCGTACATGTTGTCGCCAACCTTCTCCAACCCGGCAGGGTTGGGAACCGTGCCGAGTGCCATATAGCCCACCGTATACGTCTTGCCGTCACTGCCGGTCACGTTGATGCTCCCATCCTCGCCAATTTGAACGTTCGGCGACGACGGCAACGTCACGCCGCTTGGGGCGACACCGGCCAGCATCGTCGATAAGTTGACCGGTACGAGGCCTGTCTCGTTCGTCGTGGCGCTCGGCGCGGTCGAACCCTGAAAGCCCATCGCCACGAACCCGTTGGGCAGCACCAAATCGTCATTGCTGTCCACCGTGAAGTCGCCCGCGCGCGTCAGGTACGTTGAGCCGGATGTCGCCCCGCCGGTGTTCGACTTCACGACGAAAAACCCCGCGTTGTTGATCGCCAGGTCGGTGGGGCTGCTCGTCGTCTGATCAGGTCCCCCAGACATATCGAGCTGCGTACCGGTCACCTTCACACCAAGGCCCACCTGCTGTGGGTTGGTGCCGCCAAGGCCACCCGTCGTACCCGCGTTGCCGCCCGAGAGCGTCTGGCTGAGCACGTCGCCAAAATCGGTCCTCGAAGACTTGAAGCCAACCGTGTTGACGTTCGCGATGTTGTTGCCCACGACGTCGAGATCCGTTTGAAATGCCTGCATGCCAGATATGGCAGAACTCATGGAACGAAGCATCAATAATCACCCTCCTGGAGTTGCGCCGCCCTATCGGTTCAGTCGATCCCCAATAGGCAAGCTTCCACTGGCGTGGTCCGGCTTGTTCACGACAACGACGCTGTCTATTTGTGTAACGATGGTATTCGGTTCGTGTTGCATCGCGGTCACCACGGTGCGCGATGGCAGATTCACGACCAGACCTGCCTGTCCGACGATCATGTAGGCATTTTTTGACCCTTTCGACTGAGCCTGATTCGCCACCTGATCCATGGCGACAAGGTCTGACTGCGATAGAGATAGGCCCCTTTGAGCCAGGCGCTGTTGTGCATGCGCGCTGATGTTCCACGCGCTGCTTTGCCGATCCGCCGCCGCCGTAAGCGCCGCCTGAAACGTTCCACCCGGATCTGCGGTTTGTCCGGGTTTCGCCGGACTCGACGCTCGAGACGTGGTCAAGGGCCGCCACGTGGAGATGGCATTGTGCAACTCACTCACGACATCTGCACCACCTGCGACAGCGGATACGATGTGCCATTGACCACAACCTGTGGCTCGCCATTCGATATCTTGATCGACGACACCTGTCCCGTCACCGTGTTGCCACTGCCGTCATCGACGGAGATATTCGTGCCGATGAGCTGATGCTCAAACGCCACCGAAGTAACCGATTGTAACGACTGAACGGCGGATAGAATCTGCGAGTCGGTATTGGCCACGTCCGTCATCTGCTCGAGCGCACTGAACTGCGCCAACTGCGCCACCATCTGCGTGTTGTCTTGCGGTTGCAGTGGGTCTTGATTCTGAAGTTGCGCAACCAACAGCTGTAAGAACGCATCCTGACCGAGCGTTTGGCTCTGGTTGAGCACCGTTGACGCTCCGGATTGCGCCTGCGCGCTCTGCGAAGCGGACGAAGTCGACGAAATAGAAGATGACATCCTTTTTTTCCTCCCTTCCACGTTAGATTGACAGACTAATGTCCCCCCCGTGTTGAACAGGGGATGCGGCGACCGCTTCGTTCACGGTCATCGCCCCGCCGGACGAATCGGACGAACTCGCGGAGCGCTCTGGCGAAGGCTCTTGTTGACGTTGCCCTCCGCCACCTGTCTGCGCATCGCTCTGCCCATACGACAGCTGGAAATTGGCGACATTCAAGCCCAGGTCCTGTAGATTCTGCTGTAAAGACGGCATCTGCTGATTCAACCACGCGAACGTAGCGGCCTGGCTGGCGACCACCTGGATCTGCAAGCCATCGGCGCCCTTCGTGACGGTCACATCGAGTTGCCCCATGCCCTGCGGCAAAATTTGTACCTGAAGTTTCGAGTTGTCAGCGGCAGCCTTGACCGAGATCAACTGGCCAAACTGCGAGAGCGCATCCGGCTGACGAACATCTACCTGCGCAGCGCCGCTAGCCTGCTCCGACGACACAGGTGCCTTTGTCTCCACCGTGCCAGCTGTCACAGCCGCGAACTGCGCATCAGCACCCGTCGCGGACGACAGGGGTTGAGCTTTGTCAGACGCACCGCTTGTCTCGCTGTCTGTAGATGACCCCCGATGAGTCGTGTGGTTCGCCTTCGACAAGAGCGTCGCGACTCGCAAATCCGACGTGGCCAGACCAGCGCTGTCGGAAGTGCTCGCACTGCTGCTTGCGTTTTGATCCGTGGAGGACGACAACGAGACATCCGTCAACGGCTTAGCCACGCGCGCTCCAAGCCCCACGGCCTGACTCTTTTTGACCGCATCCGCCAATGCCGACGCAACCTCAGAGTCATCGTCGGTCGACGCATCGAGACGTTTGGCACTCGCCAAATCCACTCCATTCGCCGCATCACTCTCAGCTGTCGTCATCTTGTCTCCACCGACTGCCGCGAGTTTCGTTGCGGTCGATCCGCCAACTGGATGCAGACCTTTCGACCCGTGTCCGGCGGTGGTCGTCAAGGACGCTGCCGGTGCCACGCCACCTTTGCTTTGCTCCGAAGCACCAGCCTTGTCGGCGACTGTTTGAAGGGCCGCAGTGCCGTTCGTCCCGAGCATCGCGAGTAGCAAGTCGTCAAATACTGCGCCGTTTTGGCTATCCGACGCACCAGGGACGCCGCCGCTCGCGATTGGCGCGGAGGCTGCGCCTTTGCGCAACACTTGCATTCTATTTCACCTCCCTTCAACGAGATCGACTCACGCGATATCAAGGAGTAGTTCCCGCCGGAGTAGTTCCCACCGCGGCTGTCGAATTGGCAGTCGAGTTACTGGTACTCGCTGATGCGATCTGCGCGTCGTCGGCAGCCTGCTGAACGACCGTGCTGGCAAACGCGGTCGGCAGGTCCTGCACGATGGGACCAGACGTATCTGCTGGCATCGCCGCGACGACCCACGCGGCCTCATTGGCTCCCATTTTTTGCAGAACCGAAGCTGCGGCCTGGGCATCCATCTGTGCCAGGATGTTCGCTTCCTGCTGCGCGCTCTGCACATGGTTGGTCGTCACCTGTTGTTGTTTTTGCATCGTCTGCAATTGGTTCTCTAGGTCCTGAATTTGGCTCTTTTGTGCCTGTGCCTGCTGCGACAGCGCCGCATTCGTAGACTTCAGTTTTGAAATTTCCTGTTGGTCGGCTTGCACCTTCTGCGAAGTGGCACTGAGCCCCGCCGTCTGAGATGCGGCACTACTGTGGCGTAATCCGAGCACCTCAAGCGACGTCTGCCAGACTGGAACGCCGACGAACTGCAGCGCGACGCCGATGACAATGGCGGCCACGATAATGGGAATGACGCCGACGAAGACAATCCAAGCCAATCGACTCATTCCACGGCGTTCCTTTTGCTCGCCCCTCTTCGGAACAGCCTTTTGTGCGTTCACCTTCGTCGCCATTACAAATCCGTCCTTTTAAATCTCTTCAAAGCCTCGTCGTCCGCCTCTACCTGAGACTTGCGCAGCGCATCCACCTTGTCGGACGCCCGTGCATCAGTTGCGATGCGCGACCACTTTTCCTGTTCGAAATAAGCATCGCGCAGCTTGCCTTGCTGGATATGGACATGCCCCTGCAACGCCTCCCACTCGCGTTCAAGCTTTTGCTTTCGCACTTCGAGCGACGCCTGATAGGACGCATAGGAGCGGACGTACGAGACGCCGGCGACGTTCGCCAAGCGCTCCCTGGTCTCCCGCGACCGTTCGTCCAGTTGCTGCCACTGCATCTGCAAGGCCTGTTGCTCCTGCAACAAACGCGAATAAGCCGACTCCTCGATCTCCTGCAAATCCTGTTTCAGCTTGTGGAATCGCGTGGCAAAAGCGGTGAATTCACGCACGTCGTCACACCCCCGTAATCTGACCCAACGTCTCAATCGTCGACGACATATCCGTCAAATCGTCCGTCCCTTGCGTGAGCAGAGCATTCACCTCAGGCACCTTCGCAATCGCCATATCGGTATCGACATCGGAGCCTGAACGGTACGCGCCAATGCGCAGCAGGTCCTCCACATCGCGAAACCGGCTCAACCACGTCCGAGCGAGTTGCGCGGCACTTTGGTGCCGTTTGTCGGCCACCGTCGAAAATAGTCGAGATACGCTGCTCAATACGTCAACAGCAGGGAAATGTCCTGCATTGGCAAGTTTTCGCGACAGGACGATGTGACCATCGAGAATCCCGCGAACCGTATCGGCGATCGGGTCATTCATGTCGTCCCCATCCACCAGCACGGTGTAGAACGCGGTGATCGAACCCGTCTCGCCTGGCCCTGTTCGCTCGAGCAACTTGGGCATCGCAGCGAAGACGGAAGGCGTGTACCCCCTCGCGGTTGGAGGCTCTCCGGCCGCCAATCCGACCTCCCGTTGCGCCATCGCGAAACGGGTGACGGAATCCATCATAAAATTGACGTGGAGCCCTTCGTCGCGAAAGTGTTCGGCGATCGCCGTGGCGACAAACGCGGCTTTCAACCGAATCAGCGCCGGTTGATCAGAGGTGGCGACCACCACCACACTGCGCTTTAGGCCTTCCTCGCCGAGATCGCGTTCGATAAACTCGCGCACTTCTCGCCCGCGCTCGCCGACGAGGGCGATCACGTTGACGTCCGCCGCGGTTCCCCGAGCGATCATCGACAGCAGCGTGCTCTTGCCGACGCCGCTGCCCGCGAAAATGCCCACGCGCTGGCCGTTCCCGACCGTGAGCAGACCGTCGATTACGCGTACACCTGTTTGCACAGCGTGTTCGATCCGCCGCCGCCGCAAAGGATCAATCGGCAACTGTTCGATCTCTCGCGCCACCACATCGCGAATTGGCCCCAAGCCATCCATCGGTTGACCGAGACCATCGACAATGCGCCCGAGCAACCCGGCACCGCAGTTGACCGTCAGCCGCGTGTGCAGCGCCAGCACATCGGCACCAGGACCGATGTCGCCCAGTTCTCCCAACGGAACGAGGACGAGATTCCCCTCGCGAAACCCAATGACCTCGGCTCTGCACTGGGAGCGCTGGCCGTAAATCAGACAGATGTCGCCGAGGCTTGCCAAAGGGCCACTCGATTCGACCGTCATGCCGATCACCTTGGTGACCTTTCCGTAGACCTTGACAAGGGTGGCAGTTGGCAGCTGTGCCACAAACGCTTTAAGTGTCTGCTCCACCGGCGGTATCCCCCTGCTGTAACGTCAACTCGTGTAGGGTGTGTCGCAACTCATCCAACCTCGTGCGGACCGTGGCATCGACGCGCCCGCCGGTGCCGCGGATATCGCAGTCGCCGGGCGCCAGCGTCGGATCGGGGACGATTGTGATCTCCCACTCCCCGTAATTCAGCATCTTCCACTTCGGGTGCGCTTGCCGGGCAGCTGCGTAGTCATCTGGATGCACCCGCACCTGCACCGAGGTACTGTGAATGACATAGTGGAGCAACTCTTCAACCATGGCACTGATGTTCGCAGGCTCAATAGCCAATTCGCGATACAGCAACTTCTCCACTGCGACCATCGCCACTTCTTCAAGGACGGGCTGCAGTGCGGCGATGCTATGCACACGTTGCTCCTCAACGGCTTGGGCGATCCCGGTCAAAGCGACTTGCTCCTTGGCCTTCCACTCCCCCAGCGTCACGTTCGCTTCCTCTCTGCCGCGGCGAAGTCCCTCTTCAAAGCCAGCGCGTTCTGCCGCCTCGCGAACGCTTAACGCCTCGCTCTGAGCGCGCTCCACCAATTCCTGCGCCTGTGCCTTCGCGCTCGCGAGCATCTGTTCACACGCCGCTTGGGCTTCGGCGAGGATGGCCGCCGGATCGACAACCGGTTCCCCTTCGACAGAAACTGCCTGCAGGCCGACCGCAATCTCCACGTCGGCCGTGGCTACCGGGATAGGTTGCGTTCCGTCAGGCAACCACGTCGACGTCAGATGCTTCAGCACGTTAGACAATGATGTCGTCACCTCCGCCGTGCGACACGACAATTTCTCCAAGGTCTTCAAGATGCCTGATGACACCCACTATGCGCTGTTGTGCATCCTCGACGTCGCGCAGGCGAACAGGACCCATGTACTCCATGTCCTCCTGGAACGTCTCGGCCATCCGCTTGGACATATTGTTGAACAGAACTTCCTTGACATCGTCTCGCGATACCTTGAGAGCCAGTTGAAGGTCCCGGGCGTCCACCTCGCGGATGACGCGCTGAATGGCCTTGCTGTCGAGGAAGATAATGTCCTCGAAGACAAACATCCGCTTCTTGATCTCGTCCACGAGATCCGGGTCCTTCGTCGACAATTTTTCGAGAATCCCCTTCTCAGTACTCCGATCGACGCCGTTTAAGATCTTCACGATAGCCTCGATTCCACCGGCCTGTGCACTGTCTACCGTGGTCATCGTCGACAGCTTTGACTCCAGGATGTCTTCCACTTCAGCGATGACATCCGGTGAAGTCCCCTTCATCGTGGCGATCCGCCGCGCGACGTCCGCTTGCAAATCGGCCGGCAACGCAGAGATGATCATCGCCGCCTGGTCCGCATCCAGATACGAGAGGACGAGCGCCACTGTCTGTGGATGCTCATCCTGAATGAATCCAAGAACCTGATTCGGATCCGCCTTTCGCGCGAAGTGAAACGGGCGAACTTGTAAAGCAGAGGTCAAGCGGTTAAGGATGTCCTCTGCCTCTTTTCCGCCGAGCGCCTTTTCGAGTACGTCGCGCGCGTACTGGATGCCTCCGGTCTGAATGTACTCCCGAGCCATCGCGAGATCGCGAAACTCCTCGAGGATGTGCTCCCGTTGCTCAAAATTCACTTTGCTGACGTTCGCGATCTCGAAAGTGAGCTGTTCGACTTCTTCGTGCGACAGCCGCTTAAAGACGCTTGCCGCCACGTCCTGGCCAAGCGCGATGAGAAGGACGGCAGCCTTCTGACGACCTGAAAGTGTCTGTTGGCGTTGCACCACTCATCGCCTCCGATGTTCAAAATACGGTAAATTTCTACTCGGACAACCAAGTGCGCAAGAGACTTGCAAAATCGTCCGGGCGCTGACGCGCCATGCCCATCAACTGATTCATCAACAACTCGTCCTCGGTCGGAGGCAGTTCCTCGAGCTCCGCGTCATAAGCGTCCTTGACGTGAGCTTCGATATCTGTCATCTGAGCCGACTGCCTGCGCCTGCGCCAGAGGAAGAAACCGACGCCGAGCAGCGCCGCGATGAGCGCAAGGATGCCGTAGAGTTTGAAGTTCGAAGCCGTCGACGCCAGAGTCGTGTTCTGCGCCGGCGTAAACGGCACACTCGAAACAGATACGGTATTCGCCGCCTGCGTCGTCGCGCTCTGACCGACCAAATTCGTGACAAAGGACTTGATCTGTTTGACCTCAGCCGGCGTGATCGCCTTGTCGTTGCTGTTCAACAGGACGCCAACGCTATAGCCCTGAATTTGCATCGGGTCGTCAGTCGTCGTCGAATTTTGGTAGCTGTAATCGTAGTTCGTCGTCGTATTCGTCTGCGTCGACGTGGAATTCCCCGTCGAGGAACTAGACGCGCTGTACGAACTGGTACTGTTCGGGTTGCTGCCCGCCTGACCCGCAGGTCCACCTGCCTGTGTGCCATTGGTCGACTGCGACTTGTTGACTTGCTGACTGGTCACAAAACCGTTTGTCGAATTCGGGGCATTTTGAAGAACATGAGACTGACTCTGCGTCTGGTTGAACGTCACATTGGCGTGCACGACCACGACCGCGTTATCCGGGCCGACAATTTGTTGCAAGCCGCTAGTCAGCTTTTGCGTCATGTCGTTCTCGACCGACTGGCGCATCGCGAGTTCGCTCGACGCCCCGCCTACAGCCGTGTTCGCGGCACTCGAGGAACTCGAGAGCGTATTGCCGTATTGATCGACGACCGAGACGTTGTCCACCGACAAGCCTGTGACGGAGTGCGCCACGAGCTGCTGAATGCCAGCGACTTGAGTCGCGGACAGTTGGACTCCGTTGCCCAGCGTCACAAACACTGAGGCCTTAGCGTCCGTCGTCGGCTGACTGACGAACAACTGCTGCTGGGGCATGACGATATGTACCTGTGCCGACTCGACTCCATTAATGCTTGAAATCGTCTCGTTCAGGCTCTGTTGCAGCGCATCCAACACCTGGATATTAAATTCATCCTGCGTCATTCCGAGGGAATTGCTCACACTCGAATACCCGATGTACCCCGATTGTGGAAGTCCCGCCTCCGCCAACTGGACGCGCGCTTGGTTTGCATCCTTCGACGGCACTAATACGGAAGTCCCTTGGATTTCATTCGGAATTTTGAGCGTCTGCAACTGGGTCTGGACTTGCCCTAAAGATTTATCGTCTAACCCGCTCATCACCATCACGTAATGCGGACGCGACACGACCCAAAGCATGGCCGAGAGCGCCGCGACCACGGCCACCGCAATCACAATCGCATTCCGACGCATGTTGGGTGATACAGACTTCCAGCGGTCGACGACCCGCGTCCACATCCCACGCAGGGTTTCGTTCAAGATGGTTCACCCTCTATCTATAGCTGTCAAACCTGCATGTTCATGACCGTCTGATAAGCGCTCGTCACGCGGCTAGCCACTTGTGAGACCATATCAACTGCGAGCGACGCCTGTTGTTCGGCGACCATCAATTGACTCGCGGTCACTGATCCGCCCGTCGCATAGGACTGAGCGAGTTGATCCGCCGTATCGCTGACTTGATTCACCTTGTCTAGCTCCTGCGCCAAAAAATCAGAAAAGCTAGGTTGCCCAGAAGCTGGAGCCTGGGTCGACGAAGTCATCTGTCCAAGTGCCCCGGACAAAACGGACTGTACACCTTGAATCGCCATACTACATCACCTCTTACTTGCCGATGCTGAGCGCATCGACATCCATCTGTTTGGCCGCGTCGAACGCGGTCGCATTGGCCTCATAGGCACGCGACGCCGTCACCATGTCGACCATCTCTGTCGCGATATCGACGTTCGGCATCTGCACGTATCCGTTCACCGCATCTGGACTGCTCGGGTCATAGACCGATTTCAACGGACTGGTGTCCTGCGTAATCGACGTGACTTGTACGCCGCCGTCACCGGTCGCCATCGTGGCGCCCAACACGTTCTGAAAGGACGCACTCTGCGATGCTGGCGCAAAGTTCACGATCTCACGGCGATAAGGACCGCCTTGTGGTGTCCGCGTCGTATTCGCATTCGCGATGTTGTTCGAAATCACGTTTAGCCACAATTGGTTGGCCGTCAATCCGCTCGCGGCGATGTTCATACTCGACGTATCAAACACGCGCATCAACCTCCCTGAATCGCGGTAGTCAAACGCTGAAAGCGCGTCGACAGATCCTGTGCAAGCACTTCGTATTTGACCTGATTTTCTGCGACGTCGACCATTTCCGAACTGAGGTCTACGTTGTTCCCGTCGTTATCGACAGTCGAACTCGTATCCGTGTAGACAGTCGGCTGTACGTTCGGAAGATTGTTCAAAGTGCTCCCCGACGTCGACAGAGGGATATGCGTCTCGCCCATCTGAGCCTGTGGAGCTGAGTTCAACGCCTGTTGAAAGTACGTCTCAAACGCCACGTCCTGGCGTTTGTAGTTTGGCGTTTCTGCGTTCGCTATGTTATTCGCATAAACTTGTTGACGCAGTGTTGCCGCATCGAGCGACATTTGCAGTACCTGCATCGTATTCACTCTTCACTCTTCCCCATCCGCACATTTTGCTATTTTTCGACGACAGTGTAATGATTCGTCGAATCCTGTCATAATCCTGCACATTTGAAACGCACGCAGTGGCGAATTTGCTAAGAAGTTCATGGACTGATCACAAAAAAGCAACCAGGGTGCCAACGACATCCTGGTTGCTTTTTTGGAATGTATGGATACTGCTTTTTTACAGAATAAACTGACTGACGTCGCGGTTCTTGACAATCGACTGCAGTTTCTCGTCGACGTACGCCGCAGTTATGGAAAGAGACTGCAGGTTGACGTCTGGCGCCTCAAACGACAAGTCCTCCAGGACTTTCTCGACAAGTGTGTGCAGTCGTCTTGCACCGATGTTCTCCGTGTCCTGATTCACCTGTTGAGCCATCTGTGCGATCCGCGTGATGGCGTCGTCGCTGAACGTCACCGCGATGCCCTCGGTTTCAAGCAGGGCGGCATACTGTTTGAGCAACGAGTGCTCCGGTTCGCGCAAGATCCGCTCGAAATCGCCTGCCGTCAAAGGCTCTAGCTCGACGCGAATCGGGAAACGTCCCTGAAGTTCCGGGATCAGGTCGGATGGCTTCGCCACGTGAAACGCGCCTGCTCCAATGAACAACATGTAGTCCGTCTTCACGGCGCCATACTTGGTCGTGACAGTCGATCCTTCGACGATCGGAAGGATATCCCGCTGCACGCCTTCCCGCGAAACATCCGCGCCCCGCTGTTCCTTACCCGCGATTTTATCCATCTCGTCAATGAAGATAATCCCTTGGTTTTCAGCGCGATAAATCGCCTCTGCATTGACTGCATCAGCGTCGATCAAGCGCCCTGCCTCTTCCTGCGTGAGGACCTTGCGCGCCTCGCGCACGGTCATCTTGCGTTTGCGCGTCTGCTTCGGCAATAGATTTCCGAGCGCCTCTTGGATATTGCCAAGACTCTCAGCCCCCATTCCAGGCATGAAACCGAGCGACATACCACTCGACTGTTCCTCAACGTCGATCTCCACGTAGTGGTCTTCCAATTCACCGAGGTCCAGCTTGTGCCTCGTGCGGCGTCGTTCTTCGCGAACCGAATCGGAACTGGCCTCGTGCGACGGCCGCTCCTGCTGCCCGCCGCCGAACAGCATCTCGAACGGATTCCCCATCTTTCGCCGCGCGTTCGGATCTGGCACGAGCGCGTCGACGATCCGATCGTTGGCGCGTTCCTCGGCCTCCTTCTGAACCTTCTGCGCGTGTTCAGCCTTCACCATCCGAACGGCCGTCTCGACCAGGTCTCGCACCATCGCCTCGACGTCGCGGCCGACGTAACCAACCTCTGTGAACTTCGTCGCTTCGACCTTGATGAACGGCGCACCGACCAATTTTGCCAAACGGCGTGCGATTTCCGTCTTGCCAACGCCAGTGGGTCCGATCATCAAAATGTTCTTCGGCGTCACTTCTGCCTGCAAGTCCGACGGCAGTTGCGCCCGCCGCGCACGGTTGCGGAGTGCGACGGCGACAGCGCGCTTCGCGCCGCGCTGCCCCACAATGAACTTATCTAAGTGCTCCACGATTTGCCGCGGCGTCAATTCCTGTTCTATCGACACGTGATTCCCTCCCTCAAATCAGAGGCTCGACGGCTTGTCAGCGAGCCTCTTGCCACGTCTTAGCCTACTGTCTCCACGATGATGTGGTCATTCGTAAAGACGCAGATCTCCGATGCGATTTGCAACGCCTTCTGCGCGATCTCCGCGGCCGGCAATTCCGTATTGCGGGCGAGCGCACGTCCGGCAGAGAGCGCAAACGCTCCGCCTGAACCAATTGCGCAAATCCCATCGTCCGGCTGAATCACTTCGCCGCCACCCGAGACGATGAACAAATCGTCCTCATTCATCACGATGAGCATCGCTTCCAGCTTGTGTAACACCTTGTCGGAGCGCCATTCCTTCGCCAATTCCACAGCGGCGCGCTGAAGATTGCCCTGGTACTCCTCCAGCCGCTTTTCGAACATCTCAAACAGCGTGAACGCATCTGCGACAGAACCGGCGAAACCAGCGACTACTTTGCCGTGATAGAGTCGGCGAACCTTTCGCGCCCCTTGTTTCATAATCATGCTGTTGCCAAGTGTCACCTGGCCGTCGCCTGCCATGGCCCCCTTGCCTTCATTCAGTACAGCAAAAATCGTGGTGGCATGCATGGATTGGTCCACGCGCGTCACTTCCCTTCTGTTTCGCGTGCTCGCTCAGATCTTGGATGGCTGTCTTGATAAACGCGCGTCAAACGCTCACGCGACGTATGTGTGTAAATCTGCGTACTCGATAAACTTGCGTGGCCAAGCAACTCTTGGACACTGCGCAAGTCCGCCCCGCCGTCGAGCAGGTGCGTGGCAAACGTGTGGCGCAATCCGTGCGGGCTCAGCCGACGAAGTCCCGGCACTTCGGCAATGCGCTTGTCGAGGATCCGTCGGACGCTCCGGTCGGTCAACCGCCCGCCGCGCTGGTTGACGAACAGCGCTTG
This window encodes:
- the fliM gene encoding flagellar motor switch protein FliM, with the translated sequence MSEVLSQSEIDALLSAIHNGEIDANEIRSDDRASRVRSYDFRRAMRFSKDHLRALRRIHEHFSRLLTTHLSGQLRTVIQIQVESVDQVPYEEFIRSIPMLTVLHLMEMTPLEGRVVLEMNPQVVFAMLDRFMGGDNAGAYRERELTDIETTLVRRLITPAAELLAESWRGVADVEPEFVGLESNPQFLQLTTPNETVLVIAMSVRIGDTTGLINLCIPHTTVEPVMPTLSNRHFMDSGRRRQPVAEEDEKVRSHVLKVPVEVEVQLGSTELTVNEVLHLEVGDTVLLRQSIRDPALVFVDGTVAYWGSIGKRNRNYAIKILREWEGASDSE
- a CDS encoding flagellar basal body-associated FliL family protein, with product MKSPVRVMLIIILIILVVAGGTVATAMYLKHHRHQAATAATATHQLSAKEAAALQVSLPQMTTNLQTSGLIQFTVTLQADKKATKNELTLMQSQIEDSINQIMRQYTPDQLRNDKGLNSLKQTILKSVNHMLPTGSVTNIYFSQVLVQ
- a CDS encoding flagellar FlbD family protein, producing the protein MVRLTRLNGSELWLNPLLIESVEATPDSVITLSNGHKYIVSEKPDVIEQFVADFYRRIGLVAADTGKGVRK
- a CDS encoding flagellar hook-basal body complex protein, whose translation is MLRSMSSAISGMQAFQTDLDVVGNNIANVNTVGFKSSRTDFGDVLSQTLSGGNAGTTGGLGGTNPQQVGLGVKVTGTQLDMSGGPDQTTSSPTDLAINNAGFFVVKSNTGGATSGSTYLTRAGDFTVDSNDDLVLPNGFVAMGFQGSTAPSATTNETGLVPVNLSTMLAGVAPSGVTLPSSPNVQIGEDGSINVTGSDGKTYTVGYMALGTVPNPAGLEKVGDNMYGVVPSAGQVTYAAPNDTTAGTGTLSSGELEMSNVDLSNEFSEMIVAQNGYVANTHVIGTDSTILQALVNMKNS
- a CDS encoding flagellar hook capping FlgD N-terminal domain-containing protein, whose product is MSSSISSTSSASQSAQAQSGASTVLNQSQTLGQDAFLQLLVAQLQNQDPLQPQDNTQMVAQLAQFSALEQMTDVANTDSQILSAVQSLQSVTSVAFEHQLIGTNISVDDGSGNTVTGQVSSIKISNGEPQVVVNGTSYPLSQVVQMS
- a CDS encoding flagellar hook-length control protein FliK translates to MQVLRKGAASAPIASGGVPGASDSQNGAVFDDLLLAMLGTNGTAALQTVADKAGASEQSKGGVAPAASLTTTAGHGSKGLHPVGGSTATKLAAVGGDKMTTAESDAANGVDLASAKRLDASTDDDSEVASALADAVKKSQAVGLGARVAKPLTDVSLSSSTDQNASSSASTSDSAGLATSDLRVATLLSKANHTTHRGSSTDSETSGASDKAQPLSSATGADAQFAAVTAGTVETKAPVSSEQASGAAQVDVRQPDALSQFGQLISVKAAADNSKLQVQILPQGMGQLDVTVTKGADGLQIQVVASQAATFAWLNQQMPSLQQNLQDLGLNVANFQLSYGQSDAQTGGGGQRQQEPSPERSASSSDSSGGAMTVNEAVAASPVQHGGDISLSI